The proteins below are encoded in one region of Cololabis saira isolate AMF1-May2022 chromosome 21, fColSai1.1, whole genome shotgun sequence:
- the LOC133421391 gene encoding ankyrin repeat and fibronectin type-III domain-containing protein 1-like: MSVSMRNPPQRRRSLGPVSPKRIYRNLSVRLRGGESSVGVERDAPKQPSRPAEAYKTLWEAVENEDTLAVQSLLSKEHTSSGGGVAGRSMWERGEKKEKDWDRDKEKGVNRVSEQGLVPLDVAALTHNSPLLHVLTKAGARHNPILCRTVEWAVKLDNLVALASKRVDEKKAELVRKAGAGPQAQADVQGQISLWRLRLQLYCRMRENFNNTELPGPPSHVSILVTSTSSLCVVIKEPEADTMGLITRYKVEWSTSACFKRILGCAQVAETKHPSYNIKGLTTGVHYFVRVSAYNVKGWGPPQCSTPVSAAPSSWRECVGVKSQIRNYEGIVRKLLENATESQYKGYCIENLKPQSPSKRLSVSRGIKQLFQSATKFVRLLQRGVYMATIFYHKENILVTAEDQIPLVEIQCCSTSITQDFLWFVKLSCAWQQVPWLQQALSSAHSSPSSLLQNRHNILRAVSQLQSSLGTTDLGQVYYEPLKDRQGNILLVTLKGFPNPPSPPDPPFHWIPLARLEKNRSRTPLLPEPTAMDMLYEQLKEKLSFHRHSIQWPHAGLYVGILKLCSSVEQIRVLVPQRLPNLLCHTRVRHNPHVTREEWAWLQSHVYVHSGSVQNLLSSEDESSMEGSALVEFVRALRAAVTHLLTKLNIPLYRAYQYGVYTRELLQFDEKMSMVLLLPPSEDFSSSYWPLVGTKEPGLTLPLQIFELVHFWTYERDFLCQYCQAWVRLELDTHLAQQALREALDTKEVQEARERLNNITELSRRLDVVWRDARWIMDCLQCVRSKQWVGAVPLGLVMGGDPPPCPDGEEESETLTARLTWPHRMPTQRAITESSVSVPPPVTAEVSTAEVISAVTEEAALVLMEGVVKGGYPVDMSSQSTTDLTSIGQSELECADVLIESGLEAAAIAQLETGYSVLDAEEPYNKDLDFHSCITEVIQPMEMAELVDILPTLSRIEEEENPTGLSTPSVLQMLESFALGIGEDRSLFDFGDGGSSEPGPHCNNSSSVKETHCEGMVLQPQEASASCPTLKAAGGDVSASSWDCPREDPETQESPGNGTCLRMRSQVEWDKPANSSS; the protein is encoded by the exons ATGTCTGTATCCATGAGGAACCCACCTCAGCGCCGGCGCTCTCTGGGTCCCGTCTCTCCTAAACGGATCTACAGAAACCTGTCTGTCAGACTGAGGGGAGGAGAATCTTCTGTTGGTGTGGAGCGGGACGCACCCAAGCAGCCCAGCCGGCCTGCAGAAGCA tACAAGACCCTTTGGGAGGCAGTAGAAAATGAGGACACTTTGGCTGTACAGAGCCTTTTGTCCAAAGAGCACACCAGCAGTGGAGGAGGAGTAGCAGGGAGAAGCATGTGGGAGAGGGGagagaagaaagagaaggaCTGGGACCGAGATAAAGAAAAAGGGGTGAACAGAGTGAGCGAGCAGGGCCTGGTTCCCCTTGACGTGGCTGCCCTCACCCACAACTCCCCTCTGCTTCATGTGCTAACAAAGGCAGGAGCCAGACATAACCCTATTT TGTGTCGGACCGTAGAATGGGCAGTTAAGCTGGACAACCTGGTGGCTCTGGCGAGTAAACGAGTCGATGAGAAGAAGGCAGAGTTGGTGAGGAAAGCGGGAGCGGGGCCCCAGGCACAGGCGGACGTCCAGGGACAGATCAGCCTCTGGAGACTGAGGCTGCAGCTTTACTGCCGGATGAGGGAAAACTTCAACAACACAG AGCTCCCTGGCCCTCCCAGTCATGTGTCCATACTGGTAACCAGCACGTCATCTTTGTGTGTGGTGATCAAAGAGCCAGAAGCCGACACCATGGGGCTCATCACCCGCTACAAAG TGGAATGGAGCACATCAGCTTGCTTCAAACGCATTCTCGGCTGTGCCCAAGTTGCAGAAACCAAGCACCCTTCCTATAATATCAAGGGATTGACAACA GGAGTGCACTACTTTGTCAGAGTGAGCGCCTACAACGTGAAGGGATGGGGTCCGCCTCAGTGCTCTACTCCAGTCAGCGCTGCCCCCTCTA gttggagagagTGCGTTGGTGTAAAGTCGCAGATCAGGAATTATGAGGGCATTGTGAGAAAACTGCTGGAGAATGCAACAGAATCACAATACAAAGGGTATTGCATAG AGAACTTGAAGCCCCAGAGTCCCAGCAAGCGTCTGTCAGTGTCTCGAGGCATCAAGCAGCTGTTTCAGTCTGCCACCAAGTTTGTTCGTCTACTCCAAAG GGGCGTCTACATGGCAACGATATTTTACCACAAGGAAAATATCCTGGTGACGGCCGAAGATCAGATCCCACTGGTGGAGATCCAGTGCTGCTCCACCTCCATCACCCAGGACTTCCTTTGGTTTGTCAAG TTGTCCTGTGCATGGCAGCAAGTCCCCTGGCTCCAGCAGGCTCTGTCCTCAGCTCACTCAtctccatcctccctccttCAGAACAGGCACAACATTTTAAGAGCTGTTTCTCAGCTGCAG TCCTCTCTAGGAACGACGGACCTGGGCCAGGTGTACTACGAACCTCTGAAAGACCGGCAGGGCAACATACTACTAGTGACTCTGAAAGGATTTCCAAATCCCCCCAG CCCTCCTGACCCTCCCTTTCACTGGATACCTCTGGCTCGCCTGGAAAAGAACCGCAGCAGAACTCCTCTGCTACCCGAGCCCACAGCCATGGACATGCTCTATGAGCAGCTGAAG GAGAAGCTGTCCTTCCACAGGCACAGCATCCAGTGGCCCCATGCAGGTCTGTACGTGGGCATCCTGAAGCTCTGCAGCTCCGTGGAGCAGATCAGGGTCCTGGTTCCCCAGAGGCTGCCCAATCTGCTCTGCCACACACGGGTCCGACACAATCCCCACGTAACCAG AGAGGAGTGGGCATGGCTCCAGAGTCATGTTTACGTACACAGCGGTAGCGTTCAGAACCTGCTGAGCAGTGAGGACGAGAGCTCCATGGAGGGCAGTGCTCTGGTAGAGTTTGTCAGGGCTCTAAGAGCAGCAGTCACACATCTACTGACAAAGCTCAACATCCCCCTCTACAGG GCGTATCAGTATGGTGTGTACACCCGAGAGCTGCTCCAGTTTGATGAAAAGATGTCCATGGTGTTGCTCCTGCCTCCCAGTGAGGACTTCAGCTCCAGCTACTGGCCTCTGGTGGGGACCAAGGAGCCCGGCCTAACCCTGCCTCTGCAGATCTTTGAACTGG TTCACTTCTGGACGTACGAGCGGGATTTTCTGTGCCAGTACTGCCAGGCCTGGGTGAGGCTGGAGCTGGACACCCATCTGGCTCAGCAAGCTCTGCGTGAGGCGCTGGACACCAAGGAGGTGCAGGAAGCCCGAGAGCGACTCAACAACATCACGGAGCTATCTCGG AGATTGGATGTGGTGTGGAGGGATGCTCGCTGGATCATGGACTGTCTACAGTGCGTCCGGTCTAAGCAGTGGGTGGGGGCGGTGCCTCTAGGCCTGGTGATGGGAGGAGACCCGCCCCCTTGTCCCGATGGAGAGGAAGAGTCAGAGACTTTGACTGCCAGACTGACTTGGCCCCATCGGATGCCGACACAAAGAGCCATCACAG AGAGTTCAGTCAGCGTCCCTCCACCAGTTACTGCTGAGGTCTCCACTGCAGAAGTAATCTCGGCTGTCACCGAGGAGGCCGCGCTGGTGCTGATGGAAGGTGTCGTGAAGGGAGGGTACCCTGTAGACATGAGCTCTCAGTCCACCACGGACCTGACCAGCATTGGCCAGTCAGAACTTGAATGCGCCGATGTTTTGATAGAGTCCGGATTGGAGGCTGCTGCTATTGCACAGTTAGAGACAGGATATTCAGTTTTGGACGCAGAGGAACCGTACAACAAGGACCTGGACTTTCACTCCTGCATCACTGAGGTCATCCAGCCAATGGAAATGGCAGAGTTGGTGGACATCCTGCCTACGCTGAGTCGtattgaggaggaggagaacccCACTGGCTTGTCCACACCATCTGTACTGCAGATGCTCGAGAGCTTTGCACTAGGGATTGGTGAGGACAGGTCCCTCTTTGACTTTGGGGACGGGGGCTCGTCGGAGCCCGGACCGCACTGTAACAATAGCAGCAGTGTGAAG